One Thermincola ferriacetica DNA window includes the following coding sequences:
- a CDS encoding lysophospholipid acyltransferase family protein: protein MIYRVAWVLVLAFLKIAAGFKIIGRENQVPSGPVIVVSNHVSNWDPLALGTALTRQVHFMAKDELFRNFLLAWLLRKLGVIPVKRGRTAKSAIVESLKVLKKGEVLGIFPEGTRNITGEILKPNAGAVMLALRARAPILPVALSGTREFRKMKAIIGKPIYLDQYYDEKLDKEQIDKISEDIMNNIRQLLKTA from the coding sequence TTGATTTACCGTGTGGCCTGGGTATTGGTTTTGGCGTTTTTAAAAATAGCCGCCGGATTCAAAATAATTGGGCGTGAGAACCAGGTTCCCAGCGGCCCTGTTATCGTGGTATCCAATCATGTCAGTAATTGGGACCCATTAGCCTTGGGTACCGCTTTAACCAGACAAGTACATTTTATGGCCAAGGATGAATTATTCCGGAATTTTTTGCTGGCCTGGTTACTGCGAAAGCTCGGTGTAATTCCTGTCAAACGGGGAAGAACGGCGAAAAGCGCTATTGTTGAATCGCTGAAAGTTCTTAAAAAAGGAGAGGTGCTCGGAATATTTCCCGAAGGTACAAGAAACATAACCGGCGAAATACTCAAACCTAATGCGGGCGCAGTTATGCTGGCTCTGCGGGCAAGAGCCCCCATACTGCCGGTGGCTTTGTCCGGTACGCGGGAGTTCAGGAAAATGAAAGCCATTATTGGAAAACCTATTTATCTGGACCAGTATTATGATGAAAAACTGGATAAAGAACAAATTGATAAAATCAGTGAAGATATAATGAATAACATTCGGCAATTATTAAAAACGGCCTAG
- a CDS encoding DUF2294 domain-containing protein: protein MSSDVIKYYGHTLLANTKKFFKELFAKGPDQLNIKIYEDIIVMQFSGILRKVELELWEWQHTDTITAYRTSLFELKKKGFIAMVEETVGREIVHLTFHLDIPDNSAVCLVILNKPL, encoded by the coding sequence ATGTCCTCAGATGTAATCAAGTATTATGGGCATACCCTGCTGGCCAACACAAAAAAGTTTTTTAAAGAACTGTTTGCCAAAGGCCCAGATCAACTAAACATTAAAATTTATGAAGATATAATTGTCATGCAGTTCTCCGGAATTTTAAGAAAAGTGGAACTGGAACTTTGGGAGTGGCAACACACTGATACGATTACAGCCTATCGAACAAGCTTATTTGAACTCAAAAAAAAGGGCTTTATTGCCATGGTAGAAGAGACTGTCGGCAGGGAAATTGTCCACCTCACCTTCCACCTGGACATTCCAGATAATTCGGCAGTCTGCTTGGTAATTTTAAATAAGCCTTTATAA
- the cmk gene encoding (d)CMP kinase, which produces MKDQKVIAIDGPAGAGKSTVAKKVAEKLNYIYIDTGAMYRAVTIKALNQGVALSDVDAIVKLAENTDIKFVYDEKGNQRVIMDGQDVSEAIRTPLVTNNVSEVAAIPGVRHAMVKLQREMAANQGTVMDGRDIASYVLPNADFKFFLTASPEIRAARRQKDLFAQGFEVSLEQLTREIIERDRKDSQREMAPLTRVPEAELIDTSNITADQVVDLIISRVLEGDKP; this is translated from the coding sequence ATGAAGGACCAGAAAGTCATAGCCATTGATGGGCCCGCCGGGGCAGGGAAAAGTACTGTAGCCAAAAAGGTTGCCGAGAAACTGAATTATATTTATATTGATACGGGGGCTATGTACCGGGCCGTAACCATTAAGGCGCTGAACCAGGGGGTAGCTCTTTCCGATGTTGATGCTATTGTGAAGCTGGCGGAAAATACTGATATAAAATTTGTTTACGATGAGAAGGGTAACCAACGGGTTATCATGGACGGTCAGGATGTCAGTGAAGCGATCAGGACCCCTTTGGTGACCAACAATGTCTCCGAAGTGGCTGCCATACCGGGCGTACGGCATGCAATGGTGAAGTTGCAGCGCGAAATGGCTGCCAACCAGGGCACTGTTATGGATGGCCGTGATATTGCCAGCTATGTGTTACCCAATGCCGATTTTAAGTTTTTTTTAACGGCTTCTCCGGAAATTAGGGCTGCCAGGCGGCAGAAAGACCTGTTCGCGCAGGGGTTTGAAGTAAGCCTGGAACAGTTGACCCGGGAAATTATCGAGCGCGACCGTAAGGATTCGCAGCGGGAAATGGCCCCGCTTACGCGGGTTCCGGAGGCAGAATTAATTGATACTTCGAACATTACGGCCGACCAGGTAGTTGACCTGATAATTTCGCGCGTTTTAGAGGGGGACAAACCTTGA
- a CDS encoding bifunctional 4-hydroxy-3-methylbut-2-enyl diphosphate reductase/30S ribosomal protein S1, which translates to MEFILAPKAGFCFGVKRALDITLKTAKEHAGPIYTLGPLIHNPQVVQQLEQRGIKVAEDLSDIHEGTLVIRSHGVAPDVLEEAASKGLQVIDATCPFVKKAQELAKKMQAEGRLVVVIGDKKHPEVAGIIGWTGNRGVVVENPEEAEKIETGSPIGVVCQTTQPEQNFEETVRILQNKGTDIVAHNTICHATRERQDSAINVAESVDVMIVIGGRNSANTKKLARLCEETGTPTYHIETAAELQQDWFKGAKKVGLTAGASTPGWIIEEVKRKMEEMTNRDEGMNMEKALQFKAFHPGDMVTGTVVQVNDDEVMVDVGGKSEGVIPLRESSCCNHNNLKELFTVGDQVKVVVLKAQDDEGKIILSKRKADAELTWGRLEEAFDSGTPVEGTVREVVKGGLLLDLGVQGFMPASLVERSYVEDLNQYLGQKLKAKIIELRRDARKVVLSRKAILEEEAQAKKAETLRNLQPGQVVKGTVKRLTDFGAFVDIGGIDGLLHVSEMAWYRVGHPSEVVKEGDQIEVFILDVDKNTEKVSLSLKKVLPNPWDTVAEKYPVGSIVEGKVVRLAPFGAFVELEPGVDGLVHISQLANRRVANCSEVVSAGDMVKAKVIEVDAEKKRISLSMKEVEENNEACEIKEMLQNQDNEPGPTLGDVFGGLFKKEYKKEDEVEPASE; encoded by the coding sequence TTGGAGTTTATTTTGGCTCCCAAAGCAGGGTTCTGCTTTGGAGTAAAAAGAGCATTGGACATTACATTAAAAACTGCTAAAGAACATGCCGGGCCTATTTATACATTGGGGCCGCTTATTCACAATCCGCAAGTTGTTCAGCAGTTGGAACAACGAGGCATCAAAGTAGCCGAAGACCTGTCTGACATTCATGAAGGCACTTTGGTTATCCGCTCCCATGGCGTGGCGCCTGATGTACTGGAAGAGGCTGCCAGCAAAGGACTACAGGTTATCGATGCCACCTGCCCTTTTGTAAAAAAGGCGCAGGAATTGGCTAAGAAAATGCAGGCGGAAGGCCGCTTGGTGGTGGTGATTGGTGATAAGAAGCACCCAGAGGTAGCCGGCATTATCGGTTGGACCGGTAACAGGGGGGTTGTGGTGGAAAATCCGGAGGAAGCAGAAAAGATTGAAACAGGATCTCCTATCGGAGTTGTCTGCCAAACAACTCAGCCCGAACAAAATTTTGAAGAAACCGTACGCATTTTGCAAAATAAAGGCACTGATATAGTAGCCCATAATACTATTTGCCATGCTACAAGGGAACGGCAGGATTCGGCCATTAATGTGGCAGAATCAGTAGATGTCATGATAGTGATAGGCGGCAGGAACAGCGCCAATACAAAAAAACTTGCCCGCCTGTGTGAAGAAACAGGAACCCCGACCTATCATATAGAAACGGCTGCGGAATTGCAGCAGGATTGGTTTAAAGGGGCAAAAAAAGTGGGGCTGACGGCTGGAGCGTCAACTCCGGGCTGGATTATCGAGGAGGTTAAGAGAAAGATGGAAGAGATGACCAACAGGGATGAAGGGATGAACATGGAAAAAGCTCTGCAGTTTAAAGCTTTTCACCCCGGTGATATGGTAACTGGTACTGTGGTGCAGGTGAACGATGACGAGGTTATGGTTGATGTAGGCGGCAAATCGGAAGGGGTTATTCCGCTAAGAGAAAGTTCCTGCTGCAATCATAATAACCTGAAGGAATTGTTCACAGTAGGGGACCAGGTGAAGGTAGTTGTGCTGAAGGCCCAGGATGATGAAGGCAAAATAATTTTATCCAAGCGGAAAGCCGATGCTGAACTCACTTGGGGACGCCTGGAAGAAGCATTTGATTCGGGGACTCCTGTAGAAGGTACTGTCAGGGAAGTTGTCAAGGGCGGTTTGCTGCTGGATTTGGGCGTCCAGGGATTTATGCCTGCCTCTTTGGTTGAGAGGTCATATGTGGAAGATTTAAACCAGTATTTAGGCCAGAAGTTAAAGGCTAAGATTATCGAATTGCGAAGGGATGCCCGCAAGGTGGTCCTGTCCCGTAAAGCTATTCTGGAAGAAGAGGCGCAGGCGAAAAAGGCGGAAACTTTAAGAAACCTGCAGCCGGGACAGGTTGTGAAAGGTACTGTTAAAAGGTTGACAGATTTCGGCGCTTTTGTTGATATCGGAGGTATTGACGGACTCCTTCACGTTTCTGAAATGGCATGGTACAGGGTGGGACACCCTTCCGAGGTGGTCAAGGAAGGTGACCAAATTGAGGTATTCATTCTTGATGTGGACAAAAATACCGAGAAAGTATCACTGAGCCTCAAAAAAGTATTGCCCAACCCCTGGGATACTGTTGCCGAAAAGTACCCAGTAGGGTCAATAGTAGAAGGAAAAGTGGTACGTTTGGCGCCCTTTGGCGCTTTTGTGGAACTGGAACCGGGGGTTGACGGTCTTGTTCACATCTCCCAACTGGCCAATCGCAGGGTGGCCAATTGCTCGGAAGTTGTCTCGGCGGGAGATATGGTCAAAGCCAAAGTAATTGAAGTGGATGCGGAAAAGAAACGCATCAGTTTAAGCATGAAAGAAGTTGAAGAGAACAATGAGGCTTGTGAAATAAAAGAAATGCTGCAGAACCAGGATAACGAACCGGGCCCGACCCTAGGCGATGTCTTCGGGGGGCTGTTCAAAAAAGAATATAAAAAGGAGGATGAAGTGGAACCGGCCAGCGAGTAG
- a CDS encoding DUF6612 family protein, producing the protein MRECKYTEFFKYIVSTLAIAFIFLAAGCSSSADSLLENSLETMNSDVSSYKFNGIAIMNMGGLQGSGKIKYAGSFKAPGQLYMKTDLGTMDQTQNMELYVNNSGKVFTRVSGTEWQPYLAPPNLSNFQQPGQSQNAAQILKNLAAIAGPCEIAGSKKINGIETSVVKTSADPDKLKALISKQLTINSHASDEQIETIKQLIKGMTIVQEYTLYVNPDTNFIHRVDLRQKTGLKMGEQEIKIVADMTFNYYDFNKPVDMPTIEGAGEEQ; encoded by the coding sequence ATGCGAGAGTGTAAATATACTGAATTTTTCAAATACATTGTTTCGACTCTGGCAATCGCATTCATTTTTTTGGCTGCCGGTTGCAGCAGTTCTGCGGATAGTTTGTTGGAAAACTCTCTTGAGACCATGAATTCCGATGTCAGTTCATATAAGTTTAACGGTATAGCAATAATGAACATGGGAGGTCTGCAGGGCTCAGGAAAAATAAAATACGCAGGAAGTTTTAAAGCCCCCGGTCAGTTATACATGAAAACGGACCTGGGTACTATGGACCAGACCCAGAACATGGAACTATATGTAAACAATTCAGGCAAAGTCTTTACCAGAGTAAGCGGAACAGAATGGCAACCCTATTTGGCCCCTCCTAATTTAAGTAATTTTCAGCAACCCGGTCAAAGTCAAAATGCAGCGCAGATATTAAAAAATCTCGCCGCCATCGCAGGTCCGTGCGAAATTGCAGGGTCTAAAAAAATTAACGGCATTGAAACTTCCGTTGTTAAAACATCCGCTGACCCCGATAAGCTGAAAGCATTAATTTCCAAACAGCTTACGATCAACTCCCACGCCTCAGACGAACAGATAGAAACCATCAAACAGCTCATCAAGGGTATGACTATTGTTCAGGAGTACACTCTTTATGTTAACCCGGACACCAATTTTATACACCGGGTGGATCTCAGGCAGAAAACCGGTTTGAAAATGGGTGAACAGGAAATAAAAATCGTAGCCGATATGACCTTCAATTATTATGATTTTAACAAACCGGTGGATATGCCCACTATAGAAGGGGCCGGAGAAGAACAATAA